In one Burkholderiales bacterium GJ-E10 genomic region, the following are encoded:
- a CDS encoding cell division protein MraZ: MALDPKGRISMPARHRDQLLADCGGRLTLTRHPDGCLLLYPRPKWERKRDELAQMPYSARGLQRLLLGSATDVELDSAGRVLVPATLREDAALQREVSVVGMGEHFELWDPERLRQMEERDLAGGLPDAAAGFSF, encoded by the coding sequence TTGGCGCTGGACCCCAAGGGTCGCATCTCGATGCCTGCGCGGCATCGGGATCAGCTGCTGGCCGACTGCGGCGGGCGGCTGACCCTGACACGCCATCCGGACGGTTGCCTGCTGCTGTACCCCCGTCCGAAATGGGAGCGCAAGCGCGACGAACTGGCGCAGATGCCGTACTCCGCGCGGGGCCTGCAGCGTCTGCTGCTGGGCAGCGCGACCGACGTCGAGCTCGACAGCGCCGGCCGCGTCCTCGTTCCGGCGACGCTGCGCGAGGACGCCGCATTGCAGCGCGAGGTGTCGGTGGTCGGCATGGGGGAGCACTTCGAGTTGTGGGATCCGGAGCGGTTGCGGCAGATGGAGGAGCGCGATCTCGCCGGTGGGCTGCCGGATGCAGCGGCGGGATTCTCCTTCTGA
- a CDS encoding type IV pilus biogenesis protein PilE, which translates to MAVVAIVGIVAAIALPSYQSHMLKSRRSDAYTALAQAQGGLERCYAQNFSYASTNCSFPSTANSPQGYYTVAYAISSATTYTVTATPIGVQASDTTCAKLAVDQTGAKTATDASGNDTSSTCWNP; encoded by the coding sequence ATGGCGGTCGTCGCGATCGTGGGCATCGTTGCTGCGATCGCCCTGCCCTCGTACCAAAGTCATATGCTGAAGAGCCGCCGGTCCGATGCGTACACCGCGCTGGCCCAGGCGCAAGGGGGCCTGGAGCGGTGCTACGCGCAGAACTTCTCGTATGCGAGCACGAATTGTTCGTTTCCCAGCACGGCCAATTCTCCGCAAGGCTACTACACGGTTGCGTACGCCATTTCTTCCGCTACGACCTACACGGTGACCGCGACTCCAATTGGGGTGCAAGCGAGCGACACGACCTGCGCGAAGTTGGCGGTTGATCAAACCGGCGCAAAGACGGCGACGGATGCATCCGGCAACGACACTTCGTCCACCTGCTGGAATCCGTAG
- a CDS encoding cell division protein FtsL, giving the protein MGRAMMRFAVPVLAALLVTSALALVTSQYRTRELFARIELARQETRNLTADETQLRVQLGQASQPAVVAAAAGRLGMRPITPADIALLPVLSPGSSPYRGAVRSGGAR; this is encoded by the coding sequence ATGGGGCGCGCCATGATGCGTTTCGCCGTTCCCGTCCTGGCGGCACTGCTCGTGACGAGCGCGCTCGCGCTCGTCACGTCGCAATACCGCACCCGGGAACTGTTCGCGCGGATCGAGCTGGCGCGCCAGGAAACCCGCAACCTCACTGCGGATGAAACCCAGTTGCGCGTGCAACTGGGCCAGGCGTCGCAGCCGGCGGTCGTCGCCGCGGCGGCGGGCCGGCTGGGCATGCGACCGATCACGCCGGCCGACATCGCCCTGCTGCCGGTTTTGTCTCCGGGTTCGTCACCATACCGCGGCGCAGTCCGGTCCGGGGGGGCGCGGTGA
- a CDS encoding ISBmu8 transposase: MRIATAIVLGTDERNVLTKLARSNTTSVRLARRAQMVLLAADGLDNTQIAAEVGVGRVQVGRWRDRYAQLGLAGIERDAPRSGRKPSVDAAEIVRLTTQTKPQAATHWSTRKLAAEVGVSDTTILRIWRANGLKPHVVKGFKVSRDPKFAEKLEDIVGLYMSPPEHALVLCCDEKSQVQALDRTQPGLPLKKGRAQTMTHDYKRHGTTTLFAALNVLDGSVIGCCQPRHRHEEWIKFLRRVDRETPKGKDLHLICDNYATHKHPNVTAWLDKHPRFHVHFTPTSASWLNMVERFFRDLTTDRLRRGVFRSVPELVSAIKDYVATHNNNPKPFIWTAKATDILQKVIRANQRLSSKQNEALH; encoded by the coding sequence ATGCGAATTGCAACTGCGATTGTTCTGGGCACTGACGAACGAAACGTGCTGACGAAACTCGCGCGATCGAACACGACCAGCGTGCGGCTGGCGCGCCGGGCGCAGATGGTGCTGCTTGCCGCCGACGGCCTGGACAACACACAGATCGCCGCGGAAGTTGGTGTGGGTCGCGTGCAGGTGGGTCGCTGGCGCGATCGGTACGCGCAACTGGGTCTGGCGGGGATCGAACGCGATGCGCCGCGAAGCGGTCGCAAGCCCAGTGTCGATGCGGCCGAAATCGTACGCCTGACCACGCAAACCAAGCCGCAGGCTGCGACCCATTGGAGCACGCGCAAGTTGGCCGCCGAGGTCGGGGTCAGCGACACGACGATCCTGCGCATCTGGCGCGCCAACGGACTCAAGCCGCACGTGGTCAAGGGATTCAAGGTCTCGCGCGATCCGAAGTTCGCCGAGAAGCTCGAGGACATCGTCGGCCTGTACATGAGTCCGCCCGAGCACGCGCTGGTGCTTTGTTGCGACGAGAAGAGCCAGGTTCAGGCGCTCGATCGCACCCAGCCAGGGTTGCCCTTGAAGAAGGGTCGCGCGCAAACCATGACGCACGACTACAAGCGCCACGGGACCACGACCCTGTTCGCGGCCCTGAACGTTCTGGATGGTTCGGTCATCGGTTGCTGCCAGCCTCGCCACCGTCACGAGGAGTGGATCAAGTTCCTGCGGCGCGTCGACCGCGAAACGCCCAAGGGCAAGGATCTTCACCTGATCTGCGACAACTACGCCACGCACAAACATCCCAACGTGACCGCCTGGCTCGACAAGCACCCGCGCTTCCACGTTCACTTCACGCCGACGTCGGCTTCCTGGCTCAACATGGTCGAGCGTTTCTTCCGCGACCTGACCACCGACCGATTGCGCCGCGGCGTGTTCCGCAGCGTCCCCGAACTTGTCTCGGCCATCAAAGACTATGTCGCCACTCATAACAACAACCCAAAGCCCTTCATCTGGACCGCCAAGGCCACGGACATCTTGCAGAAAGTCATCCGCGCAAATCAGCGGTTAAGTTCCAAACAGAATGAAGCACTACACTAG
- a CDS encoding putative autotransporter beta-domain, whose translation MTYALFTRIAGAAAAVATLATSIPAFAQGESPVARIIIVPQPQPTPTPEPQPAPQPSPGQSH comes from the coding sequence ATGACGTATGCCCTGTTCACGCGGATCGCGGGCGCGGCCGCAGCGGTCGCCACCCTGGCGACGTCCATCCCGGCGTTCGCGCAGGGAGAAAGTCCGGTTGCACGGATCATCATCGTCCCCCAACCTCAGCCGACACCCACGCCCGAGCCGCAGCCGGCACCGCAGCCCTCGCCGGGACAATCGCATTAG
- a CDS encoding type IV pre-pilin yields MKLRHDSGFTLIELLVTVTIGAIIVALAVPSFGTLLQNSRLTAQQDAFVGALRYARSMALNQNTQAEVCPFSAAGSTACGGSWASGWIVVLNPNGSATSVPPLTLLQSTPVAAGGPVVETTGAVAPVLFDSRGLATSSAEFMVCDSRGSSYADSIWVWATGFVETGSVAGTAAWGGAITC; encoded by the coding sequence ATGAAATTGCGACATGATTCCGGTTTTACATTGATCGAGTTGCTGGTCACGGTGACGATTGGGGCGATCATCGTGGCATTGGCCGTCCCGTCGTTCGGAACCCTATTGCAGAACAGCAGGTTGACTGCGCAGCAGGACGCGTTTGTCGGCGCATTGCGCTATGCGCGCAGCATGGCATTGAATCAGAACACGCAGGCCGAGGTCTGTCCGTTCAGCGCCGCCGGATCCACCGCCTGCGGCGGAAGTTGGGCGAGTGGCTGGATCGTCGTGCTAAATCCGAACGGGTCCGCGACGTCGGTGCCGCCATTGACGCTATTGCAGAGTACCCCGGTGGCAGCAGGCGGGCCGGTGGTCGAAACGACGGGGGCCGTAGCCCCGGTCCTGTTCGATTCGCGGGGGCTTGCCACATCCTCTGCCGAGTTCATGGTTTGCGACAGCCGCGGCAGTAGTTATGCCGATTCGATCTGGGTCTGGGCGACCGGATTCGTCGAAACCGGCTCGGTGGCGGGAACGGCAGCCTGGGGAGGGGCGATCACATGCTAG
- a CDS encoding type IV fimbrial biogenesis protein PilV, producing the protein MALVILAVGLLGIAGLLITEVKENGSAYLRQQAVQSAYDILDSMRANQVEAIAGAYNMCNLQGGGCPSGVSGGTVAAPSVQCAPTASSTTTVACTPAQMASYDVYRWASADLSQLPNGAGAVSTVASGSAVVVTVTVQWSNNPAPIPGVAATAGSYATYTLQTML; encoded by the coding sequence GTGGCCTTGGTCATCCTGGCGGTCGGATTGTTGGGGATTGCCGGGCTGCTCATCACCGAGGTGAAGGAAAATGGTTCGGCATACCTGCGCCAGCAGGCCGTCCAGTCCGCATATGACATCCTCGACAGCATGCGCGCCAATCAAGTCGAGGCGATCGCCGGGGCATACAACATGTGCAACCTCCAGGGTGGCGGCTGCCCGAGCGGTGTGTCCGGCGGCACGGTCGCCGCGCCGTCGGTGCAGTGTGCTCCCACCGCATCGTCTACCACCACCGTGGCCTGCACTCCCGCCCAGATGGCTTCCTACGATGTGTACCGTTGGGCGAGTGCGGATCTTTCCCAACTCCCGAACGGCGCCGGGGCAGTATCGACGGTCGCGTCCGGGTCGGCCGTCGTGGTGACGGTCACGGTGCAGTGGAGCAATAACCCGGCTCCGATTCCCGGCGTCGCCGCGACGGCGGGAAGCTACGCAACGTATACCCTGCAGACCATGCTATGA
- a CDS encoding FtsI cell division protein, protein MKTARVRKDPLAVRLPAGRSKLLLFGLFCAYGALAVRVAYLQGGWNTGFLQKQGEARYARTLSEAATRGSIYDRNGVVLASSVPARAIWANPADFDADAHERAELARLLGMRVADLDRRVSERDRAFVYLRRQLDPAVAKEIAALRIPGVHAAREYRRQYPEGPVTSQLLGFTGVDGRGQEGVEREYEPVLRGHPGLHHIIEDKLGNTIEDDWLHRPEQGGNISLAIDDRIQYIAHAAIAQAVQANAAKAAAAVVLDARTGELLALANWPDFDPAHRQRMRPDAIRDRAVTDTFEPGSTMKPFSIATAIQDGIVRPTTRIDTGNGTFRLGGHTIRDAERHDEILSVAQVLEKSSNVGTAKIALRMQARALWETLTAVGFGQVPHAHLPGAVAGRLRPPGTWHPVEQATIAYGYGVSVSLLQLAHAYLVFARHGDIVPVSVLRRDTPPVGVQVLRPDIAAKMRRMLELVTSDQGTAPKARIPGYRVAGKTGTARKIANGRYTRDYVASFVGLAPASDPRVVVAVMVDSPGNGQIYGGEVAAPAFAAIAAGALRAMQVPPDEPIEAARNGGEG, encoded by the coding sequence GTGAAGACCGCACGCGTACGCAAGGATCCGCTCGCGGTCCGTCTGCCGGCGGGGCGGTCGAAGCTCCTGCTGTTCGGCCTGTTCTGCGCCTACGGCGCACTTGCCGTGCGCGTGGCCTATCTGCAGGGCGGATGGAATACCGGGTTTCTCCAGAAGCAGGGCGAGGCCCGCTACGCCCGCACGCTGTCCGAGGCGGCCACCCGCGGTTCGATCTACGACCGCAACGGCGTCGTACTCGCGTCGTCGGTACCTGCGCGCGCCATCTGGGCCAATCCCGCGGATTTCGACGCCGATGCGCACGAGCGCGCAGAACTTGCCCGCCTGCTCGGGATGCGGGTGGCCGATCTCGATCGCCGCGTGTCCGAGCGCGACCGCGCATTCGTCTATCTGCGCCGCCAGCTCGATCCGGCGGTCGCGAAGGAGATCGCCGCCCTGCGGATCCCCGGGGTCCATGCCGCGCGCGAATATCGCCGTCAATATCCCGAAGGGCCGGTGACCAGCCAGCTCCTGGGATTCACCGGCGTCGACGGGCGCGGCCAGGAAGGGGTCGAGCGCGAGTACGAGCCGGTGCTGCGCGGCCATCCCGGGCTGCATCACATCATCGAGGACAAGCTCGGCAACACGATCGAAGACGATTGGCTGCATCGCCCGGAGCAGGGCGGCAACATCTCCCTTGCGATCGACGACCGGATCCAGTACATCGCCCATGCGGCCATCGCGCAGGCGGTGCAGGCGAATGCGGCGAAGGCCGCGGCGGCCGTCGTGCTCGACGCGCGCACCGGGGAGCTGCTCGCTTTGGCGAACTGGCCGGACTTCGATCCGGCCCATCGCCAGCGCATGCGGCCCGACGCCATCCGCGACCGCGCGGTCACGGACACGTTCGAACCGGGCTCGACCATGAAGCCGTTCTCCATCGCCACCGCGATCCAGGACGGCATCGTGCGGCCGACCACGCGGATCGATACCGGCAACGGCACGTTCCGTCTCGGCGGCCACACCATTCGGGACGCCGAGCGCCACGACGAGATCCTGAGCGTGGCCCAGGTGCTGGAGAAGTCCAGCAACGTCGGCACCGCCAAGATCGCCTTGCGGATGCAGGCCCGCGCGCTTTGGGAAACCCTGACCGCCGTCGGCTTCGGCCAGGTGCCGCACGCCCACCTTCCGGGCGCGGTGGCCGGCCGTCTGCGCCCGCCGGGAACCTGGCACCCGGTCGAGCAGGCGACCATCGCCTATGGCTACGGCGTATCCGTGTCGCTGCTCCAGCTGGCGCATGCCTACCTCGTCTTCGCGCGCCACGGCGACATCGTTCCGGTGTCCGTGCTGCGCCGCGATACGCCGCCGGTGGGGGTCCAGGTCTTGCGGCCGGACATCGCCGCCAAGATGCGGCGCATGCTCGAACTCGTTACCAGCGATCAAGGCACCGCGCCCAAGGCGCGGATTCCCGGCTATCGCGTGGCGGGGAAGACGGGCACGGCGCGCAAGATCGCGAACGGCCGCTACACGCGGGACTATGTGGCGTCGTTCGTCGGGTTGGCGCCGGCGTCGGATCCGCGCGTCGTCGTTGCGGTGATGGTCGACTCCCCGGGCAATGGCCAGATCTACGGCGGCGAGGTCGCCGCGCCGGCGTTTGCGGCGATTGCCGCGGGCGCGCTGCGTGCGATGCAGGTTCCGCCGGACGAGCCGATCGAAGCGGCTCGCAACGGGGGAGAGGGCTGA
- a CDS encoding putative type 4 fimbrial biogenesis protein PilY1 has protein sequence MALSLMFLGRLPVPDALAAGTALTISPVPLTVTMPSHPQVLIAIGNSQSMDGDLSGAIMTGSGVLPSALSSLTVPNPSPVNYCAPPSGFLTPASPVEFCVPSGFTPPVQAADASGQAPYTVNQSGTLLDNSASRLNVAKAGISAILNAYMQNTNFALEEYSTSNTSLYDTWVYYMSPSNGGFEFTSTQVAGSRYVANPCYGYLSASSGVNSNCSAMAAWYGSTTLNGDPYMQIGSSSDDASINDVLYASFGSSLALYANAGPSPTNPYSAYSLSQYNNNQVQVGYGSGVPCCNYPTSPTNAGFVPYSPQVMYVRRGFGYYSGVSSGSGNIVVPMQSAGTSPTPSSVSTAISAFTPYLAPETNQLSTSEIKALAVQSPLAGLLTEAKSYLGDLPSSVDSGCSSQKYVILISDGLPTMDLDGKSWPPVGSAAAAGYGMTAAFNSDGSLNFGATNDQALKDAVTAIQNLKEAGINTYVVGLGAGVDPTQNPQAAATLTAMAIAGGTTNYYPATSPTALVQDLDTILNSIQAGTYTTASAAVNSTELSAGNVSYQASFTSNDTPYQDWTGNFYAANVTISVSATGTTTTVSQLWSAQTQLDTAASTSSGWPAPPSRLIATWNPVMAAASGATGSGVPFEWPTTSTPTLSSTQQADLQPTDSLGASRLQYLRGSSAQEQRNGGTFRNRSHLLGDIVDSQPLYVGPPAGPYFTSSYLSFETTWASRPPVLYVGANDGMLHAFDAGTGDERFAFIPNAVFANLINLTQPVYNQSHLFYVDGSPSSADVQFSNGTWHTVLVGGENAGGNSIYALDVTDPAGNTTEAALAANVLWEFTDGDMGLSYSQPQIAPIAVPPSSSASLSYAVFFGNGYNSPNNNAVLYALDPKTGTVIQKINLCAAVSPSPCNTSLPEGLSTVAVANSGGIVDAPITTVYAGDLQGNLWAVDVSNATPANWTARVLFEARDASNNPQPITTPPVVTLNPNYPVSAGLFVMVGTGQLLTNPDLTNTQTQSIYGVWDKPGSTTTYTRANLQAQTLKYVSPNPPTYPQSLLTDSANSVNWSTQVGWYADLPVAGQRVVVNMQLSLGSLLGTLNTPPASLCGGSFSSMFFDINYQNGGQFSLPQLDITNTGSFTSYESFNPVGIGLPTGFGVAPTLLAPSLTRVGATGGGATGTCGGVSCAFGYFPTVPGASSGGSSGSGGEGGDGGSGSGSGSGSGGGSGTTSGPAGVSTPYRYTRIPRASWWQIQ, from the coding sequence TTGGCGTTGAGCCTGATGTTCCTGGGCCGCCTTCCGGTTCCCGATGCCCTTGCAGCGGGAACCGCGCTGACGATTTCCCCGGTTCCGCTGACCGTGACGATGCCTTCGCACCCCCAGGTGCTGATTGCGATCGGCAATTCCCAATCCATGGATGGGGATTTGAGCGGCGCCATCATGACCGGTTCCGGGGTGCTGCCGTCCGCGTTGTCGAGCCTGACGGTGCCCAATCCATCGCCGGTCAATTACTGCGCTCCCCCATCGGGTTTCCTCACGCCCGCCTCCCCGGTTGAATTTTGCGTTCCGTCCGGCTTCACGCCTCCCGTGCAGGCAGCGGATGCGAGCGGTCAAGCACCGTATACCGTGAACCAGAGCGGGACGCTGCTCGACAACAGCGCGAGTCGACTCAACGTCGCGAAGGCAGGAATCAGCGCGATCCTCAATGCGTACATGCAAAACACCAATTTTGCCCTCGAGGAATACAGCACATCGAATACGTCGTTGTACGACACCTGGGTTTACTACATGTCGCCGTCCAACGGCGGATTCGAGTTCACCAGCACGCAGGTTGCCGGCAGCCGGTATGTCGCCAATCCCTGCTACGGCTATTTGTCGGCATCGTCCGGTGTGAATTCCAACTGTTCCGCAATGGCGGCTTGGTACGGCTCCACGACGCTGAACGGCGATCCGTATATGCAAATCGGTTCGTCGAGCGACGATGCCAGCATCAACGACGTGCTGTACGCGTCATTCGGGTCCTCCCTGGCGCTGTATGCGAACGCCGGTCCGAGTCCGACCAATCCCTATTCGGCGTACTCGCTGAGCCAATACAACAACAACCAGGTCCAGGTCGGGTACGGGTCGGGCGTGCCTTGTTGCAATTACCCGACGAGCCCGACCAATGCCGGTTTCGTCCCATACTCGCCGCAGGTGATGTACGTCCGGCGCGGATTCGGCTATTACTCCGGCGTGTCCTCCGGTTCGGGGAACATCGTGGTGCCGATGCAATCGGCGGGAACAAGTCCGACGCCGAGCAGCGTCAGTACCGCGATATCGGCGTTCACACCCTACCTGGCACCGGAAACGAATCAGCTTTCGACCTCCGAAATCAAGGCGCTGGCCGTTCAGTCCCCGCTTGCGGGATTGTTGACCGAGGCGAAGTCGTACCTTGGGGATCTGCCGTCTTCGGTGGACTCCGGGTGCTCGTCACAGAAATATGTCATTCTGATTTCGGATGGACTGCCGACCATGGACCTGGACGGCAAGAGCTGGCCGCCGGTGGGAAGCGCGGCGGCGGCGGGCTATGGAATGACCGCGGCGTTCAATTCCGACGGCTCGCTCAATTTCGGCGCCACGAACGATCAAGCGCTGAAGGATGCCGTGACCGCAATCCAGAATCTCAAGGAGGCGGGAATCAACACCTACGTCGTGGGCCTGGGCGCGGGCGTCGATCCCACCCAGAATCCGCAGGCGGCAGCCACATTGACCGCGATGGCGATCGCAGGAGGAACGACGAACTATTACCCGGCAACGAGCCCGACCGCACTGGTACAGGATCTGGACACGATCTTGAATTCGATCCAGGCCGGGACCTACACGACGGCTTCGGCGGCGGTCAATTCAACCGAGTTGAGCGCCGGGAACGTTTCGTACCAAGCCTCCTTCACGTCCAACGATACGCCGTATCAGGATTGGACCGGAAATTTCTATGCGGCCAACGTGACCATTTCCGTCAGCGCGACGGGGACGACCACGACCGTGAGCCAGCTCTGGTCGGCCCAGACGCAACTGGATACCGCGGCATCGACGAGTTCGGGCTGGCCGGCGCCGCCGTCACGGCTCATCGCAACCTGGAATCCGGTGATGGCCGCCGCGAGCGGCGCCACGGGGAGCGGCGTTCCGTTCGAGTGGCCAACCACATCGACGCCGACGCTCAGCAGCACCCAGCAGGCCGATCTCCAGCCCACGGACAGCCTCGGGGCGAGCCGGCTGCAATACCTTCGCGGCAGTTCCGCCCAGGAGCAGCGCAACGGCGGGACGTTCCGGAATCGCTCGCATCTTTTGGGCGACATCGTCGATAGTCAGCCGTTGTATGTTGGGCCACCGGCAGGGCCCTATTTCACATCGAGCTATCTGTCGTTTGAAACCACTTGGGCAAGCCGGCCGCCGGTTCTCTATGTCGGCGCCAACGATGGCATGCTGCATGCGTTTGATGCCGGCACTGGCGACGAACGCTTTGCCTTCATTCCCAATGCGGTGTTTGCAAACCTGATCAACCTCACCCAGCCGGTCTACAACCAGTCGCATCTGTTCTATGTCGACGGATCCCCCAGTTCCGCCGATGTCCAGTTTTCGAACGGCACCTGGCACACGGTGCTGGTCGGTGGCGAGAACGCGGGCGGCAACTCGATCTATGCGCTCGACGTGACCGATCCAGCCGGGAATACGACCGAGGCGGCACTGGCTGCCAACGTCCTGTGGGAATTCACCGACGGCGACATGGGGCTCAGCTATAGCCAGCCGCAGATCGCGCCGATTGCGGTTCCGCCGTCGAGTTCCGCCAGCTTGAGCTACGCCGTATTTTTCGGCAATGGCTACAACAGCCCGAACAACAACGCGGTGTTGTACGCACTCGACCCGAAGACGGGGACGGTGATTCAGAAGATCAACCTCTGTGCAGCCGTTTCCCCCAGCCCGTGCAACACGTCCCTGCCGGAGGGGCTGTCGACGGTAGCCGTCGCCAATTCCGGCGGCATCGTCGACGCACCGATCACGACGGTGTACGCGGGCGACCTGCAAGGGAATCTGTGGGCCGTGGATGTGTCCAATGCGACGCCGGCGAATTGGACTGCGCGCGTTCTTTTCGAGGCGCGCGATGCGTCGAACAATCCGCAGCCCATCACCACGCCGCCGGTCGTCACGCTCAACCCGAACTACCCGGTCAGTGCGGGGCTGTTCGTCATGGTCGGAACCGGCCAGTTGTTGACCAATCCCGACCTCACCAACACACAGACGCAGTCGATTTACGGGGTTTGGGACAAACCCGGGTCGACCACCACCTACACGCGCGCGAACCTCCAGGCGCAGACGCTGAAGTACGTCTCTCCGAACCCTCCGACCTATCCTCAGAGCCTCCTGACCGATTCGGCCAATTCGGTGAACTGGAGCACGCAGGTGGGGTGGTATGCGGATCTGCCGGTTGCCGGCCAGCGGGTGGTCGTCAACATGCAGCTCAGCCTCGGTTCGTTGTTGGGCACCCTGAATACGCCCCCGGCGAGCCTTTGCGGGGGATCGTTCAGTTCGATGTTCTTCGACATCAATTACCAGAACGGAGGACAGTTCTCGCTGCCGCAACTCGACATCACCAACACCGGTTCGTTCACGTCGTATGAGAGTTTCAACCCGGTGGGAATCGGACTCCCGACCGGATTCGGGGTCGCGCCGACGCTGCTTGCGCCGAGCCTTACCCGGGTCGGCGCCACAGGCGGCGGTGCCACGGGTACTTGCGGTGGGGTGTCCTGCGCATTTGGCTATTTCCCGACGGTTCCCGGCGCCAGTTCCGGCGGGAGTTCCGGTTCGGGTGGGGAAGGAGGGGACGGCGGGTCCGGGAGTGGGAGTGGTTCCGGGAGCGGGGGTGGCTCGGGGACTACGAGCGGACCTGCGGGGGTATCCACTCCATATCGCTATACCCGGATCCCGCGGGCGTCGTGGTGGCAAATTCAATGA
- a CDS encoding bacterial methyltransferase, with product MNNLPGSSPPEAREHIPVLAAEAVAQLVSDPDGIYVDATFGRGGHARRILDRLSSRGRLLALDRDPEAAACAAALATAWNDPRFTFAPSEFSRLRAVLAERGIARIQGLLIDLGVSSPQIDDPRRGFSLRADGPLDMRMNPAHGRSAAQWLEQVSAGDLTRVLREYGDERFAAAIAKAVVARREQGRALRTTAELAALVAGAVPGKSRKDPLQHPATRTFQAIRIFVNQELEELNLVLADSLTVLAPSGRLAVISFHSLEDRIVKRFFAEHAHPERAFARMPLREAQMPQPRLHVLARIAPGAEEVAVNPRARSALLRVAERTEVPWGAP from the coding sequence ATGAACAATCTTCCCGGTTCGTCTCCCCCCGAGGCGCGGGAGCACATTCCGGTGCTCGCCGCGGAAGCCGTGGCGCAACTGGTTTCCGATCCGGACGGAATCTACGTCGATGCGACGTTTGGCCGGGGCGGGCATGCGCGGCGGATCCTCGACCGCTTGTCCTCGCGCGGGCGCCTGCTCGCCCTGGATCGCGATCCGGAGGCGGCCGCCTGTGCGGCTGCGCTGGCAACGGCATGGAACGACCCCCGCTTCACCTTCGCGCCGTCGGAGTTTTCCCGTCTGCGCGCGGTCTTGGCCGAGCGGGGGATCGCGCGGATCCAGGGTCTGCTGATCGATCTGGGGGTGTCTTCGCCTCAGATCGACGATCCGCGGCGGGGGTTTTCGTTGCGGGCGGACGGCCCGCTCGACATGCGGATGAATCCGGCGCACGGCCGTTCCGCGGCGCAGTGGCTCGAACAGGTGTCGGCCGGCGACTTGACGCGGGTGCTGCGTGAATATGGCGACGAGCGGTTTGCTGCAGCGATTGCAAAGGCGGTTGTGGCTCGCCGGGAGCAGGGACGTGCGTTGCGGACCACTGCCGAACTGGCCGCCCTCGTGGCCGGCGCGGTCCCCGGAAAAAGCCGCAAGGACCCGCTTCAGCATCCCGCGACGCGCACGTTTCAGGCTATACGGATTTTCGTCAATCAAGAGCTCGAGGAACTGAACTTGGTCCTCGCTGACTCCTTGACCGTGCTGGCGCCGTCCGGACGCCTGGCGGTCATCAGTTTCCATTCGCTCGAAGACCGCATCGTCAAACGGTTCTTCGCCGAGCACGCCCACCCGGAGCGTGCATTTGCGAGGATGCCGTTGCGCGAGGCGCAGATGCCGCAGCCGCGGCTGCATGTCCTGGCGCGCATCGCGCCGGGCGCGGAGGAAGTGGCGGTGAATCCGCGTGCCCGTTCCGCGCTGCTGCGCGTCGCCGAGCGCACCGAGGTTCCATGGGGCGCGCCATGA